The following coding sequences lie in one Marinihelvus fidelis genomic window:
- the nusA gene encoding transcription termination factor NusA yields MSKDILLVVDAVSNEKGVGKNVIFEALEAALASAARRRAGEEIGARVAIDRTTGEYETFRRWEVLEDDAEIEFPEAQLTLSQAREQQADIEVGDFIEEPMENPEFGRIAAQTAKQVIVQRVREAERAQVVEAFEGREGELVNGIVKRIERGNVYLDLGGNAEAFIGSRHMIPGESVRPGDRLRAYLFEVRSEIRGPQLFASRTIKEFLMSLFELEVPEIGQELISVMGAARDPGRRAKIAVRSNDRRTDPIGACVGMRGSRVQAVSNELAGERIDIILWDENPAQFVINAMAPAEVAGIVVDEEKQSMDIAVEEPNLSQAIGRGGQNVRLASELSGWELNVMTTEDAEAKGEEESQKLLQSFMERLDVDEDVAGILVQEGFSSVDEVAYVPEAELLDIAEFDEDIVEELRRRARDALLTQLIAREEALEENKPAEDLLALDGMNERLAYKLAERGVRTQEDLAELAVDELQDVEESLDEEAAAALIMAAREPWFADSEEEAKTEEQA; encoded by the coding sequence ATGAGTAAAGACATTCTGCTGGTTGTCGACGCCGTATCCAACGAGAAGGGCGTGGGCAAAAACGTGATCTTCGAGGCGCTGGAAGCGGCGCTGGCCTCTGCCGCCCGCCGGCGCGCCGGTGAAGAGATCGGCGCCCGTGTCGCCATCGACCGCACCACCGGCGAGTACGAAACATTCCGTCGCTGGGAAGTGCTCGAAGACGACGCCGAAATCGAGTTCCCCGAGGCCCAGCTGACGCTGAGCCAGGCGCGCGAACAGCAGGCCGACATCGAGGTGGGTGACTTCATCGAAGAACCGATGGAAAACCCGGAATTCGGCCGCATCGCCGCGCAGACCGCCAAGCAGGTGATCGTGCAGCGTGTCCGCGAAGCCGAACGCGCCCAGGTGGTCGAGGCCTTCGAGGGCCGCGAAGGCGAACTGGTCAACGGCATCGTCAAGCGCATCGAGCGCGGCAATGTCTACCTGGACCTGGGCGGCAACGCCGAGGCCTTTATCGGTTCGCGCCACATGATCCCGGGCGAGTCCGTGCGCCCCGGCGACCGCCTGCGAGCCTACCTGTTCGAGGTGCGCTCGGAAATCCGTGGCCCGCAGCTGTTCGCCAGCCGCACCATCAAGGAATTCCTGATGTCGCTGTTCGAGCTGGAAGTGCCGGAAATCGGCCAGGAGCTGATCTCGGTGATGGGCGCCGCCCGCGATCCGGGCCGCCGCGCCAAGATTGCCGTGCGTTCCAACGATCGCCGCACCGACCCGATCGGCGCCTGCGTGGGCATGCGCGGTTCGCGCGTGCAGGCCGTCAGCAATGAGCTGGCCGGCGAGCGCATCGACATCATCCTGTGGGACGAAAACCCGGCCCAGTTCGTCATCAATGCGATGGCCCCGGCCGAGGTCGCCGGCATCGTTGTCGACGAGGAAAAGCAGTCCATGGACATCGCCGTGGAAGAGCCGAACCTGTCCCAGGCCATTGGCCGTGGCGGCCAGAACGTGCGCCTGGCCAGCGAGCTGTCCGGCTGGGAACTGAACGTCATGACCACCGAGGACGCCGAGGCCAAGGGCGAGGAAGAGTCGCAGAAGTTGCTGCAGTCCTTCATGGAGCGCCTGGACGTTGACGAGGACGTGGCCGGCATCCTGGTGCAGGAAGGTTTCTCCAGCGTCGACGAAGTGGCCTACGTGCCCGAAGCCGAGCTGCTGGATATCGCCGAGTTCGACGAGGACATCGTCGAAGAACTCCGCCGCCGCGCCCGCGACGCGCTGCTGACGCAGCTGATCGCCCGCGAGGAAGCGCTGGAAGAGAACAAGCCGGCCGAAGACCTGCTGGCCCTCGACGGCATGAACGAGCGGCTGGCCTACAAGCTGGCCGAGCGGGGCGTCCGTACCCAGGAAGACCTGGCGGAACTGGCCGTCGACGAACTGCAGGATGTCGAGGAAAGCCTCGACGAGGAAGCGGCGGCGGCGCTGATCATGGCCGCGCGCGAACCCTGGTTCGCCGACAGCGAAGAAGAAGCAAAGACCGAAGAACAAGCGTAA
- a CDS encoding NADH-quinone oxidoreductase subunit J — protein MIMGIELQVILFYLFSAILVGSALAVISSRNPVYSALFLVLTFFTAAALWILLQVEFLAVVLVVVYVGAVMVLFLFVVMMLDINLVPLKEGFVRFLPVGILVALIMAFELLAVMWTQGRFGEAAYPTPADRAADYSNTQAVGEHLYTQYLLPFEVAGVILLVAIVAATALTLRQRKGSKTQQPARQVRVKREERVRLVKMKSEAPNSGGGS, from the coding sequence ATGATCATGGGAATCGAACTGCAGGTCATCCTGTTCTACCTGTTTTCCGCCATCCTGGTGGGCTCGGCCCTGGCGGTCATCAGCTCGCGTAACCCGGTGTACTCGGCGCTGTTCCTGGTGCTGACGTTCTTCACCGCCGCGGCGTTGTGGATCCTGCTGCAGGTGGAGTTCCTGGCCGTCGTGCTGGTGGTGGTCTATGTCGGCGCCGTGATGGTGCTGTTCCTGTTCGTGGTGATGATGCTGGATATCAACCTGGTGCCGCTGAAGGAAGGCTTCGTGCGCTTCCTGCCGGTGGGCATCCTGGTGGCGCTGATCATGGCGTTCGAACTGCTGGCGGTGATGTGGACGCAGGGCCGCTTCGGCGAGGCCGCATACCCGACGCCCGCCGACCGCGCCGCTGACTACAGCAATACCCAGGCGGTGGGCGAGCACCTGTACACCCAGTACCTGCTGCCGTTCGAGGTTGCCGGCGTCATCCTGCTGGTGGCCATCGTCGCGGCAACGGCCCTGACGCTGCGCCAGCGCAAGGGTTCGAAGACCCAGCAACCGGCGCGCCAGGTGCGCGTCAAGCGTGAAGAGCGGGTGCGACTGGTGAAAATGAAGTCCGAAGCGCCGAATTCCGGTGGAGGGTCCTGA
- the nuoK gene encoding NADH-quinone oxidoreductase subunit NuoK, producing the protein MLTSLTLAHYLTLGAILMSISLAGIFLNRKNVLILLMCIELMLLAVNMNFVAFSRYLGNLDGQVFVFFILTVAAAEAAIGLAILVVLFRNRRTINVAELDDLKG; encoded by the coding sequence ATGTTGACGTCCCTGACACTGGCGCATTACCTGACCCTGGGTGCCATCCTGATGAGCATCAGCCTGGCCGGCATCTTCCTGAACCGGAAGAACGTGCTCATCCTGCTGATGTGCATCGAGCTGATGCTGCTGGCGGTGAACATGAACTTCGTCGCCTTCTCCCGTTACCTGGGCAACCTGGACGGCCAGGTGTTCGTATTCTTTATCCTGACCGTGGCCGCCGCAGAGGCCGCCATTGGCCTGGCTATCCTGGTGGTGCTGTTCCGTAACCGGCGCACCATCAACGTGGCCGAGCTGGACGACCTGAAGGGGTAG
- the nuoL gene encoding NADH-quinone oxidoreductase subunit L, whose amino-acid sequence MKTILLLIPLLPLVGAAVSGLLRNHVGRAGAHWVTILAVAGSCLLSFWVLYLQMYEGLETLNYSVYTWMVVEGVTFEVGFLVDHLTSLMMCVVTFVSLMVHIYTIGYMHDDPGYQRFFSYINLFTFAMLMLVMANNFMQLFFGWEAVGLVSYLLIGFWFKKDTAIFANMKAFLVNRVGDFGFLLGIAAVLMTFGSLDYATVFAAAPDAADETISVIGGMEWGLLTFICVCLFIGAMGKSAQAPLHVWLPDSMEGPTPISALIHAATMVTAGIFMVARMSPLFELSDAALSFVMLIGAFTAFFMGLIGVVQNDIKRVVAYSTLSQLGYMTVALGVSAYSAAIFHLMTHAFFKALLFLGAGSVIIAMHHQQDMRYMGGLRKYMPVTWITAWLGTLALVGFPFFAGFYSKDAIIEVVHLSERFGAGVTYWLVVAGVFVTALYSFRLLYLTFHGKEKFEVVEGADPHAHLPDGQLAHKPHESPLVVTIPLILLAIPSVVIGWLTIEPVLFGGWLSDAIHVAEGNDVVAELGHHFHGATAMAIHGVQTVPFWLMLAGFAVATLIWKFRPGIAAAAKSRLSGIYTLLDHKYYFDEFNQKVFANGSVRLGNGLWKKADAGFIDGILVNGSAKLVGKVAALVRRWQTGFLYDYAFSMIIGLIAILGVWVVLR is encoded by the coding sequence ATCAAGACCATCCTGCTCCTGATTCCGCTGCTGCCGCTGGTCGGCGCGGCCGTTTCCGGGCTCCTTCGCAACCACGTGGGCCGTGCCGGCGCGCACTGGGTGACCATCCTGGCCGTGGCGGGCTCCTGCCTGTTGTCGTTCTGGGTGCTGTACCTGCAGATGTACGAGGGCCTGGAAACGCTCAATTACAGCGTCTACACCTGGATGGTGGTCGAGGGCGTCACCTTCGAGGTGGGCTTCCTGGTCGATCACCTGACTTCGCTGATGATGTGCGTGGTGACCTTCGTGTCGCTGATGGTGCATATCTACACCATCGGCTACATGCACGATGACCCGGGCTACCAGCGCTTCTTCAGCTACATTAACCTGTTCACCTTCGCCATGCTGATGCTGGTGATGGCCAACAACTTCATGCAGCTGTTCTTCGGCTGGGAAGCCGTGGGCCTGGTGTCGTACCTGCTGATCGGCTTCTGGTTCAAGAAAGACACGGCCATCTTCGCCAATATGAAGGCCTTCCTGGTCAACCGCGTGGGTGACTTCGGTTTCCTGCTGGGTATCGCCGCGGTGCTGATGACCTTCGGCTCGCTGGACTACGCCACCGTGTTCGCGGCGGCCCCGGATGCGGCGGACGAAACCATCAGTGTCATTGGTGGCATGGAATGGGGACTGCTGACCTTTATCTGCGTGTGCCTGTTCATCGGCGCCATGGGTAAATCCGCGCAGGCGCCGCTGCACGTGTGGCTGCCCGATTCCATGGAAGGCCCGACGCCCATTTCCGCATTGATCCATGCCGCGACCATGGTCACGGCCGGCATCTTCATGGTGGCGCGCATGTCGCCGCTGTTCGAGTTGTCCGACGCGGCGCTGAGCTTTGTCATGCTGATCGGCGCGTTCACGGCCTTCTTCATGGGCCTGATCGGTGTCGTGCAGAACGACATCAAGCGCGTGGTGGCCTACTCGACCCTGTCGCAGCTGGGCTACATGACCGTGGCGCTGGGTGTGTCCGCTTACTCCGCGGCCATCTTCCACCTGATGACGCACGCCTTCTTCAAGGCGTTGCTGTTCCTGGGCGCCGGCTCGGTGATCATCGCCATGCATCACCAGCAGGACATGCGCTACATGGGCGGCCTGCGCAAGTACATGCCGGTGACCTGGATCACCGCGTGGCTGGGTACGCTGGCGCTGGTGGGCTTCCCGTTCTTCGCCGGTTTCTACTCCAAGGACGCCATTATCGAGGTGGTGCACCTGTCCGAGCGCTTTGGCGCCGGTGTGACCTACTGGCTGGTCGTGGCAGGTGTATTCGTCACCGCGCTGTACAGTTTCCGCCTGCTGTACCTGACCTTCCACGGCAAGGAGAAGTTCGAGGTCGTCGAAGGCGCCGACCCGCACGCGCACCTGCCGGACGGGCAACTGGCGCACAAGCCGCATGAGTCACCGCTGGTGGTGACGATCCCGCTGATCCTGCTGGCGATTCCGTCGGTCGTCATCGGCTGGCTGACCATCGAGCCGGTGCTGTTTGGCGGCTGGCTGTCGGACGCCATTCACGTGGCCGAGGGCAACGACGTGGTCGCGGAGCTGGGTCATCACTTCCACGGCGCCACGGCCATGGCCATCCACGGCGTGCAGACCGTGCCGTTCTGGCTGATGCTGGCCGGCTTCGCCGTCGCCACGCTGATCTGGAAGTTCCGCCCGGGCATCGCCGCCGCGGCGAAGTCACGGCTGTCAGGCATCTACACGCTGCTGGACCACAAGTACTACTTCGACGAGTTCAACCAGAAGGTTTTCGCCAACGGTTCGGTCCGGCTGGGCAACGGGCTGTGGAAGAAGGCCGACGCCGGCTTTATCGACGGCATCCTGGTGAACGGCTCGGCCAAGCTGGTGGGCAAGGTCGCCGCTCTGGTGCGCCGCTGGCAGACAGGTTTCCTTTATGACTACGCGTTCTCGATGATTATCGGACTGATTGCCATTCTCGGCGTCTGGGTGGTGCTGCGATGA
- the nuoI gene encoding NADH-quinone oxidoreductase subunit NuoI produces MSAMTQYLKSLMLLELMKGLSVTLGYFFKPKATLRYPEEKTPKSNRFRGLHALRRYPNGEERCIACKLCEAVCPALAITIDSEQREDGTRRTTRYDIDLFKCIYCGFCEESCPVDSIVETTFHEYHFENRGENVVTKPQLLAIGDRFETQIAAEKRQDAAYR; encoded by the coding sequence ATGAGTGCGATGACCCAATATCTCAAAAGCCTGATGCTGCTGGAGTTGATGAAAGGCCTGAGCGTCACGCTGGGCTATTTCTTCAAGCCCAAGGCAACCCTGCGCTACCCGGAAGAAAAGACGCCGAAGTCCAACCGTTTCCGTGGCCTGCACGCCCTGCGTCGCTACCCGAACGGTGAAGAGCGCTGCATCGCCTGCAAGCTCTGCGAGGCTGTCTGCCCGGCGCTGGCCATTACCATTGATTCGGAACAGCGCGAGGACGGCACCCGCCGCACCACGCGCTACGACATCGACCTGTTCAAGTGCATCTACTGCGGGTTCTGCGAGGAATCCTGCCCGGTGGACTCGATCGTCGAGACCACGTTCCACGAGTATCACTTCGAAAACCGGGGTGAGAATGTCGTCACCAAGCCGCAGTTGCTGGCCATTGGCGACCGCTTTGAAACCCAGATTGCCGCCGAGAAGCGGCAGGACGCGGCATACCGATGA
- the nuoN gene encoding NADH-quinone oxidoreductase subunit NuoN: MNKAEMLLAAPELLVLVMACVVMCVDVFLREERRGIIHMLAVLTLVFAAIITLRQDAGIPSKEVEYAFNGVFVRDYMGDLLKLFAYGTLALVFTYSKAFLRNNNLFRADFYTLSLFSLLGAMLMISGNSLIMVYLGLELTSLASYALVAFNRDSRDGSEAAMKYFVLGSMASGLLLYGMSMIYGATGTLALPDIAEALATSGTDNLVLVFGMVFLVVGIAFKLGVVPFHMWVPDVYQGAPLAATLFISTVPKLAAFAMAYRLLVSGMAPLHGDWLQMLAFLSVASIIIGNLAAIMQTNIRRMLAYSTISHMGFVLLGMLPGTATGYGASLFYIIVYALMSAAAFGMLILLSGKGHDVQDLDDLKGLNRHNGWFAAIMAMVMFSMAGVPPLVGFFAKWLVIEAVLQAGLTWVAITAVVFSVIGAFYYLRVVKIMYFDEAPGEAVHDGPVDFTAAISLNGLLMLALGLFSGGLITLCVTSFTA; this comes from the coding sequence ATGAATAAAGCGGAAATGCTGCTGGCGGCGCCCGAACTCCTGGTCCTGGTCATGGCCTGCGTGGTCATGTGCGTGGACGTGTTCCTGCGCGAAGAGCGTCGCGGAATCATCCACATGCTGGCCGTGCTGACGCTGGTCTTCGCCGCGATCATCACGTTGCGGCAGGATGCCGGCATCCCGTCCAAGGAGGTCGAGTACGCGTTCAACGGCGTGTTCGTGCGCGACTACATGGGCGACCTGCTGAAGCTGTTCGCCTACGGCACGCTGGCGCTGGTGTTCACATACTCCAAGGCCTTCCTGCGCAACAACAACCTGTTCCGCGCCGATTTCTACACGCTCAGCCTGTTCTCGCTGCTGGGCGCGATGCTGATGATCTCCGGCAACAGCCTGATCATGGTGTACCTGGGCCTGGAGCTGACGTCGCTGGCGTCCTACGCCCTGGTGGCCTTCAACCGGGATTCCCGAGATGGCTCGGAAGCGGCGATGAAGTACTTCGTCCTGGGCTCCATGGCCTCGGGCCTGCTGCTCTATGGCATGTCGATGATCTACGGCGCGACCGGCACATTGGCGTTGCCGGACATTGCCGAGGCGCTGGCCACCAGCGGTACCGATAACCTGGTCCTGGTGTTTGGCATGGTCTTCCTGGTGGTGGGTATCGCCTTCAAGCTGGGTGTGGTGCCGTTCCACATGTGGGTGCCCGATGTCTACCAGGGCGCACCCCTGGCGGCGACGCTGTTCATTTCCACGGTGCCCAAGCTGGCCGCGTTCGCGATGGCCTACCGGCTGCTGGTGTCCGGCATGGCGCCGTTACATGGCGACTGGCTGCAGATGCTGGCATTCCTTTCCGTGGCGTCGATCATCATTGGTAACCTGGCCGCGATCATGCAGACCAACATTCGTCGCATGCTGGCCTATTCCACCATCTCCCACATGGGTTTCGTGCTGCTGGGCATGCTTCCGGGTACGGCGACGGGTTATGGCGCGTCCCTGTTCTACATCATCGTCTATGCGCTGATGTCGGCGGCGGCCTTCGGCATGCTGATCCTGCTCTCCGGCAAGGGCCATGATGTCCAGGACCTGGATGACCTGAAAGGCCTGAACCGTCACAACGGCTGGTTTGCGGCGATCATGGCCATGGTCATGTTTTCCATGGCCGGTGTGCCGCCACTGGTGGGCTTCTTCGCCAAGTGGCTGGTCATCGAGGCCGTGCTGCAGGCCGGCCTGACCTGGGTCGCCATCACCGCGGTGGTGTTCTCCGTGATCGGCGCGTTCTACTACCTGCGCGTGGTCAAGATCATGTACTTCGACGAGGCGCCGGGCGAGGCCGTGCACGACGGGCCGGTGGACTTCACCGCGGCCATCTCCCTGAACGGCCTGCTGATGCTGGCACTGGGCCTGTTCTCCGGCGGCCTGATCACGCTCTGCGTGACCAGCTTCACGGCCTGA
- the rimP gene encoding ribosome maturation factor RimP has protein sequence MATQDRLNALLQPLVEGLGYEFVGLEYAGNPKQSVLRIYIDSGEGVGLSDCEFVSREVAAMLDVEDPISGQYNLEVSSPGLDRPLFTAEQYNRFAGQEAKVTTFAPEAGRRKFKGRIDSHDGETLTMQVDGETVELRFDNIAKARLVPDYDALMASGKK, from the coding sequence ATGGCGACCCAGGACAGGCTTAACGCGTTGCTGCAACCGCTGGTTGAAGGCCTGGGATATGAATTCGTGGGGCTGGAGTACGCAGGTAACCCGAAACAGTCGGTGCTGCGAATCTATATCGATTCGGGCGAGGGTGTTGGCCTGTCGGACTGCGAATTCGTCAGCCGCGAAGTCGCCGCCATGCTGGACGTCGAGGATCCCATCAGCGGCCAGTACAACCTGGAGGTGTCATCGCCGGGCCTGGACCGCCCCCTGTTCACCGCGGAGCAGTACAACCGCTTCGCCGGCCAGGAGGCCAAGGTGACCACGTTCGCGCCGGAAGCGGGGCGACGCAAGTTCAAGGGCCGCATCGACAGCCACGATGGTGAGACGCTGACGATGCAGGTGGATGGAGAAACGGTCGAGCTGCGGTTCGACAACATAGCCAAGGCACGACTGGTGCCGGACTACGATGCCCTGATGGCATCGGGAAAGAAGTGA
- a CDS encoding NADH-quinone oxidoreductase subunit M — protein sequence MPLLSLLIWVPILGGVAALAAGDSRPQMAKWISLLATLVTLALCIPLYTGFDGASAAMQFEESRPWISAFNVNYHLGVDGFSVPLILLTAFFGPLVVIAGWEVIRDKVHQYMASFLIMEGLMVGVFSALDGLLFYVFFEAMLIPMFLVIGIWGGPRRVYATIKFFLYTFLGSVFMLIGIIYLYLQAGSWAITDWHALPLSMVEQKWIFLGLFAAFAVKIPMWPVHTWLPDAHVEAPTGGSVILAAIMLKIGGYGFIRFSLPITPDAAAALDWLVIAFSLVAIVYIGFVALVQQDMKKLIAYSSISHMGFVTLGLFIAFAIYRNSGGTQGAGLGVEGAMVQMVSHGFISGALFLCVGVLYDRVHSREISAYGGVANTMPWFAFFAVLFLMANSGLPGTSGFVGEFMVILASFQANFWFAALAGLTLILGAAYSLWLVKRVIFGAVANKDVAALQDINGREALVLTTLAIAVVGMGVWPFPVVDMMHASVDQLLAHIIQSKLN from the coding sequence ATGCCGTTACTCAGCCTGCTGATCTGGGTGCCCATCCTGGGCGGCGTTGCGGCGCTGGCCGCCGGCGATTCCCGCCCGCAGATGGCGAAGTGGATCTCGCTGCTGGCCACGCTGGTCACGCTGGCGCTGTGCATCCCGCTGTACACCGGCTTCGATGGCGCCTCGGCGGCCATGCAGTTCGAAGAGTCACGGCCGTGGATCAGTGCTTTCAACGTCAATTACCACCTGGGCGTGGACGGTTTCTCCGTGCCGCTGATCCTGCTGACCGCGTTCTTCGGTCCGCTGGTGGTCATTGCTGGCTGGGAAGTCATTCGCGACAAGGTCCACCAGTACATGGCGTCCTTCCTGATCATGGAAGGCCTGATGGTGGGCGTGTTCTCGGCGCTGGACGGCCTGCTGTTCTACGTCTTCTTCGAGGCCATGCTGATCCCGATGTTCCTGGTGATCGGCATCTGGGGTGGGCCGCGGCGTGTTTACGCGACCATCAAGTTCTTCCTCTACACCTTCCTCGGCTCGGTGTTCATGCTGATCGGCATTATCTACCTGTACCTGCAGGCCGGTAGCTGGGCGATCACTGACTGGCACGCGCTGCCACTGTCGATGGTCGAGCAGAAGTGGATCTTCCTGGGGCTGTTCGCCGCTTTCGCGGTGAAGATCCCGATGTGGCCGGTGCACACCTGGTTGCCGGATGCGCACGTCGAGGCACCCACGGGTGGCTCGGTGATCCTGGCCGCCATCATGCTGAAGATCGGTGGCTACGGCTTTATCCGCTTTAGCCTGCCGATCACCCCGGACGCCGCCGCCGCGCTGGACTGGCTGGTCATCGCCTTCTCACTGGTCGCCATCGTCTACATCGGCTTCGTGGCGCTGGTGCAGCAGGACATGAAGAAGCTGATCGCCTACTCGTCGATTTCGCACATGGGCTTCGTCACCCTGGGCCTGTTTATCGCCTTCGCCATTTACCGCAACAGCGGTGGCACCCAGGGTGCCGGCCTGGGCGTGGAAGGCGCGATGGTGCAGATGGTGTCGCACGGCTTCATTTCCGGCGCGCTGTTCCTGTGCGTGGGCGTGTTGTACGACCGCGTCCACAGCCGCGAGATTTCGGCCTATGGCGGCGTGGCCAACACCATGCCGTGGTTCGCCTTCTTCGCCGTGTTGTTCCTGATGGCCAACTCAGGCCTGCCGGGCACCAGCGGGTTTGTTGGCGAGTTCATGGTCATCCTGGCGTCATTCCAGGCCAACTTCTGGTTTGCCGCGCTGGCCGGCCTGACCCTGATCCTGGGTGCGGCCTACAGCCTGTGGCTGGTGAAGCGGGTGATCTTCGGCGCCGTCGCCAACAAGGACGTCGCCGCGCTGCAGGACATCAACGGCCGCGAGGCCCTGGTGCTGACCACGCTGGCGATCGCCGTGGTCGGCATGGGTGTCTGGCCGTTCCCGGTCGTGGACATGATGCATGCCTCGGTGGACCAGCTGCTGGCCCACATTATCCAGAGCAAGTTGAACTAG